In the Ursus arctos isolate Adak ecotype North America unplaced genomic scaffold, UrsArc2.0 scaffold_5, whole genome shotgun sequence genome, one interval contains:
- the LOC113261445 gene encoding olfactory receptor 2M3-like, which translates to MAWENQTFNSDFILLGIFNYSPTHIFLFSLVLGIFTVAFIGNIAMVLLIYLDTQLHTPMYFLLSQLSLMDLMLICTTVPKMAFNYLSGRMSISLAGCGVQIFLYLSLLGAECFLLATMAYDRYVAICHPLRYSVLMNQKICGLMAASSWILGSLDGIIEVAVALSFSYCGAREIPHFFCDVPALLTLSCTNTLLFERMIFVCCIIMLLFPVAVILVSYARVIMAVIHMGSGEGRRKAFATCSSHLTVVGMYYGAAMFIYMRPTSDRSPTQDKMVSVFYTILTPMLNPLIYSLRNKEVARAIKKLLILSVM; encoded by the coding sequence ATGGCATGGGAGAATCAGACCTTCAACTCAGACTTCATTCTGCTGGGAATCTTCAATTACAGCCCCACCCacatcttcctcttctctctggtcTTGGGCATCTTCACAGTGGCCTTCATTGGAAACATTGCTATGGTTCTCCTCATCTATCTGGACACCCAGCttcacacacccatgtacttccTCCTCAGCCAACTATCCCTCATGGACCTCATGCTTATCTGCACCACTGTACCCAAGATGGCCTTCAACTACTTGTCTGGCAGGATGTCCATCTCTCTGGCTGGTTGTGGAGTCCAGATATTCTTATATTTGTCCCTGCTTGGAGCAGaatgtttcctgttggctacaATGGCCTATGACCGTTATGTTGCCATTTGTCACCCATTACGATATTCAGTTCTCATGAACCAGAAAATCTGTGGTCTCATGGCAGCTTCTTCATGGATTCTTGGCTCCCTTGATGGTATAATTGAAGTTGCAGTTGCATTATCATTCTCATATTGTGGAGCCCGGGAAAtaccccactttttctgtgatgtCCCTGCCCTTCTCACTCTCTCATGCACCAACACACTGTTATTTGAAAGGATGATATTTGTCTGTTGTATTATTATGCTTCTTTTCCCTGTAGCAGTAATCCTTGTTTCCTATGCTCGTGTCATCATGGCTGTTATTCACATGGGGTCTGGGGAGGGTCGCCGAAAAGCTTTTGCCACCTGCTCCTCTCACCTCACTGTAGTGGGAATGTATTATGGAGCAGCCATGTTCATATACATGCGGCCCACTTCAGATCGTTCCCCCACCCAGGACAAAATGGTCTCTGTCTTCTATACCATCCTTACTCCCATGCTGAATCCCCTTATCTACAGCCTCCGCAACAAGGAAGTGGCCAGAGCAATCAAGAAG